The window GTAACTGCAGCTAATTTCCCTCTACACTATGTTTGGCTCAACCTACCGTTGTGAATCTGCGTTCTTAACAATGAACGTGGTGAAGAACCAGTACTGCAGTGGACTCACAAATGAACACTTGCATCAGTGTGTCCGCCTGGCCATTACACCATTTGAGCCAAAGCATTGGCAGCAGACACAAGATGCCATTTCTCTCATTAAGCAGTGTTTCACAGTGACACACTTTGAATGTAAAATAGTTTTTCATGACACTTTCATTCCTAAGATCTTGATGTATTTGTTTACCAAAGGAATCTATGGAGgtgatgatttttttgttaaactgaAAGGGACATTTGGTTTGATTTTAGCATGTATGTTAGGACAGAAATACACTCTCCCTTCTTTTTTGTGGTTCTTTGtgattatatttaaaaagaaaagtgttcttAACCCCCTCCTGATACATTTGTTTTGGATTCATGACAGgggtcatgttttgttttattcaactatttattttaattcatgtcaaaatggaaattacattttattattattttcgtatttttgttgttttgaatgaaaatgactttttttttttatattacagtattattgcatgtggcctgaccgacctcaataaatggacctttgagtcatttaaaaaattctttgtggccctttaagatttgtatttgagtacccctggtgtATACAATCAATGAAGTAGTCTAACACTGAGTACACATCAATATTGTGTATCATTATTCAAGATATCGTGACAATGTGAGCTAAATTCTTGGTTTAAAACCCTAGCTTGGGTCAGTCTTGTCAGTGTTCCTTCAGCAGCATCAGTGTCCAAAGAAGTGCAAAAACATGCAAGTGAGTATAATGAAACTATGCATATTCAGTAACCATGTGATCGATAAGAGTTCACCCAGTGTTGTGGAGGTAACCTATCCAGGGTGGATCCCCATCTTCCATTTTGTTGTCGGTCAACATGAAAATTCACTGTCTTACCCACTCATCCACATCAGCccctgagctctcctccccACAAGCCCAACACAGGTCTGACAGGTCATCTGTAAACACAGACCAGAAAAAATTACAGGTATTTATATAATGTCAATACAGacacaaatgtttcagtgtATCTGCTGGAGAAGTACAAACCAGTGTTTGTTAACAGGGCCGTTGCCATTTCCAGCCTGATGCTGTTCACACCCTGCTGGTCCACTGCGTAATTGAGCATGTCACCTTGCAGGATCTGCTCTGCAAGCTGAAAAGTGACCGCTCAATATCAGAAAATAGACTTATGCTGATGATGGATTGGCACAGACATAGTCAAATTGTTACCTTGCAAACAAACTCACCACATGATATGGAGTCCAGCTGCTTCGGGTGGTCCAAGGTTGTGCAGGACCATCGTCCGATTGCCGGACAATGTTTACGAACAAGTGCTCTACACAGACAAAACATTGATCACAGCTCATTATTTCTAACCTCAGCCCATTTAAGATCTTCACCAATTAAATGTCAATTAACTGGTATTGAAACAACTTCACAAGGACAACAGGACACAGATAATGatgtaatgtgttgtgttgctgccACAATATCATCCAAGGGCAAGGAATACATCATTAGAGTTGACTTTTCACTATggaaatgtaaatgatgattACAGCCATCCACTTACACTGGATAGTCACATGATTTGTATCCACTCAGTTAACTATTACTCACAACTAGTGTCCAGTGACCCTGATGACATACGGCCCCCGCTGCCACATCGTGGTTGACAAGATCcagcttaaaacaaaaaacacattttacacagaGACATCTCAATGTATAAAATGTCACTATATAGGAATTGGCAGACATGGCACTCACTCTTTTATACTGTTTCTGGGATCCCTGCCAGATGTCGGACATGGCGAAAGAGTCAACcatttttgttcttgttctcaTGCAGATCAACAGTAAATATGCACTGACAATCTGTGAGTAGAAGAGTGACGACGTTACACTTTGCTAACTGAgagaaaaatattcaaacaacaaaaagagaacTTAAAACAAGAGATTACTTCCGTCTCCAACTCCTTTCCTGGGGCCAGGTGCTTCAGTGTTTCAGAGAACACTTTGTATGGCCCCACCTTGGACCAAAGTGTCTCTTGACGGCCACCTGCCCATATGTCCCTGATTACTGCAAGGATGAAGATCAGTGACAGTTATTTGTGAAATACATGATTCATGAATGCATGATTTAATGAATCTTTACTCACAATGTTCTGTATCCTTTGCAGGTCCTGGGGATTTTCGGCAGCCTGGTGTCCCAGAGGATGTGGGTGCatgtgtgctgtttgtgtgtgtctgttgtgtatGTGATGGACCagccagaggagaggaaaccaACACCTTTCTTAGTTTGGCAGGGACCCTCTCCTCTGGCTGGACATAATGTATCAGATGGTCTATGTTCACCTTGATTTTTCGCTGTCCCCTCTGGGACACCAGGTCTGCACTCTTCCCCTCTAGTTCGACAATTTTCAGGGGGCCAAGGAAATCTGCCTCGAGCTTGCCCCCCTTGCGTTGCTCCTGCCTAATGTTCTTCTGGAGGACAAGCTCGCCGACTTTAAAGTTGTCCTCCTGGCCTCTATCTTCCTTCCGTTTCCGGACCTTGTCCTGACTCTTCCTTACATTTGCCAGAACGTGTTGGACATCCTCCCTCTTCTTAAGGCCAGCACAGGGTTCCTCCAAATTGAGGAGGCTTGTGACTTTGTGTTCTTTGACC is drawn from Sparus aurata chromosome 8, fSpaAur1.1, whole genome shotgun sequence and contains these coding sequences:
- the LOC115586585 gene encoding uncharacterized protein LOC115586585, whose protein sequence is MDLQKKGVFCMPDPSPEFDGHVDVEAFWNSVETEIVCGGFLKIIREMPRARQLTDWVAFIFDVLLPEVTVYTLVEQYTLTVREAVARFKRGPQYKPCELKIMQTHLMGHLSEEALEKLQAIRLCAARQMNHPLGINKAQTVNQASKVTGQKQLPLQDLLTQVTIITIIKRLSRFIRISLIPSTQHFSCCRLAIPMAKKIGYKKSLNKMVADRHKNWGQYLQSTMFALRTKKQLMFGREARYPSEVPQHFEVKEHKVTSLLNLEEPCAGLKKREDVQHVLANVRKSQDKVRKRKEDRGQEDNFKVGELVLQKNIRQEQRKGGKLEADFLGPLKIVELEGKSADLVSQRGQRKIKVNIDHLIHYVQPEERVPAKLRKVLVSSPLAGPSHTQQTHTNSTHAPTSSGTPGCRKSPGPAKDTEHLIRDIWAGGRQETLWSKVGPYKVFSETLKHLAPGKELETEIVSAYLLLICMRTRTKMVDSFAMSDIWQGSQKQYKRLDLVNHDVAAGAVCHQGHWTLVSTCS